The nucleotide window tatttttttaaccaTGTTATTCTAAAAACAAAAAGCAGCTAAGATTGtgttaaaagtttaaaattatacTGTCTAAAGCTAAACAAAAAATCGGAATAACAATATTATAGCTCAAGAGTAAATTTTATCAGCGAGGTTCGAAGGGGTTTGCTACAGTCAATTTTCGGAATAACAATATTACATAAAAGTGTTGTATTTTGTATCTATTGAGTTAGTATAGTGAAAGAGAGTTATgacaaagaataatattttaagtCTTCAACATTCACTATACATAAGAGAGTAATTATTTGTTGAAGACTTGAAGGAAGATGTTCTTATAGATATGTAGAGTTTTAGATTCTTCAACTAATCTAGAGTTGCTTGAGTTGTACGACGTTGTTGGACTATTATATCCTGAAGGAGACAAGACAAGAGTATTACTGTTGGATCGGTGTAGATTGTGCTGTATTAAGTTTGATTCTCCTTAAAAAAACGAAATAGCCGTATCTCTCTGAATGATAATTTATTCATTCTTATTCCTTTTAATAACTATAGTTTTTTgtattgtgttatattatgaacaCAAGTTATTTTGTGTGCGTGTGTCTAAGAGAGATTAGTGAGCGGAAGAGGTGAAAAAGTTGAATAGAAAAACTGAGTCACACGTGGGAAGGGGGGGTGGATAAATGAAAACGTGATGGAATATGTATTTTAGGAGAAATGTGGACGCGTATTAAAACTACAAAaactttactttattttatacaaaaatttGACTTGGCGGCTGGAATATTTGTAGGGCGCGTGGCTTATACAGAAGCCCAATGAAGTGGTCCCAAAGTTAAAACACCTCCACGTATATTtacttataataaatatatagtaTAAAGTATTAAAAAACAATAAGGCTTCCTAGGCTGAAGCACACTTAGCCGCAACCCTTGACACTTCTaactatttctatttctatttaacCCCGGTGCCTATCATGGGAAACAGCAAACCCACCCCACaatattttcctaattttttaatcttattaatttccttttttatttttattcatatactttctctatttcatattaactgAATTTGTAAGATGAATTTGTAAGATAATGCATACCtattaagataaatatttaaagatataatttaaatcatatttttcaatattattttttgtgaaattataaatataacttcgtaaaatataaatagtgtTATTTACTTTAAAGTAAATATCAAAGTTCATTAAAGAAAAggataaatatgattttttaaaaaaatattcatatcaaattttaaataatttaattattttacataataaaaaaaatctgaaaattcaattaatatgaaatgaatgGAGTAGTTGTAATCATAAAAGTAGGTAATATGAACAACAATATATTTGAAAAGAAGTCAACGGTAATCCAAACTTGTAACATAACATTTTAAATTAGCATTTACTCCCTTCTATTCTGTCCACATTACTACTAAAATAGTTGTGGATAGTTGTCTCAAGTAAACATCCTAAAATggaaaattagcaattaagtcataatatttaatataattagtcaaaataataatactttaatatatttatttaaaatatcataatggcaatatttttagaaaataatatatattcatattttattatttaaaattaattttatttatgaaaacagTCCTATATTGGACCAAATTCTAAACCAATAATCGTTTAAAacggaatttttttaaaaccaataCCCATTAACCTTCCTGTTTCACCTTTCACGTTTCTACCCGACCTTTCACGTTTTCAAATTCTCTTTCTTCAAGGTGCTCACAAATTgttcatcaaaatatatattttaattcaagaaattttctCAATTGTTAAACgaaatctctttattaattcaagAGATTTCTCGATTGGCAAGGTAATTTCCATTATTTAGTtagatttattttgatttgatgtttaaaatCATCGATTATGGTGTATATTTTGGATTATATATATCACGGATTTTCAGtcaaattttttgatttttatgtgattttgtttagatattcatcaaatacatatattttgataatatcaaaattttcttttagggttttagattttGGGGAAAGCATCTGATTGTCTACAATGATGGAATCAATCCGAAATTTATTGGTATTCATTTTTTCGTTTGAAACACAAAATCATACTGAAATACAACCtgatatttgaaatacaaactTAACAAGAcatattttgtcttttatttggctaaaacaatataatttttatgaatatataatatataaaattgcgACGAATAGATCACAAGAAGGGGAATACAAAATTATTGGTATTCATTCTGCATTTGATATataaaatgatattgaaatacaaCCTCATAGTTGAAATAAAAACTGAGCCAGAAAATACTTTCTACaaatttaaagtgaaataataatCTAACAAAACTggatattgaaatataaatacaatttattttgaatacaacttaTTATATGTATTATGTATTCATCGCAACTGTATTTTTCAATATGATTTCGATTTAcaactaatttgtatttatattttggtatatactTCACAACTGcctttatttttgtacttgAACTAGAATGCCAAAGAGTTgtattcatcataaatcaataccaacattttttgtattttaaattagttatacatatcaTTAGGTATTCGAATACATTTCGGATGAACACATATTCAAAGAAGTTCAAACATTTAAATATCCAAAACAGAGGGCATTAGAAATTTTCCAACACTTCCACTCATATAAGATAGagctaacccatcggtggccccctaaaCATGGCACGatctttcacttagacacctcaactgaaggatttttattttaaacacCTAACGTAGGGTTCCCATGTGTTACTTTAACACTTTTTGCACAGGTGGAGTGTCGCGTGATTTTCACTCATTCAAGGCGCGTAAACATCAAAACTTCGTCTGATGTGGCGTCCCCAACGGTAATATTACTCCATATcatctatttatattattttttctccaaTTGTACCATAACTAAGTCCCCAATTTGTCTCTTCTTTTccaatttctctcttcttcagCCTTTCTTTAATTCTTGGCCCTTAATACTTTCATGTCGAGCTTCTCCAATTCTTCCATGGCATCTGTGGATGAAGGTCGATATTGTAGGTGTGGTAATGAAGCACTATTAAAGACTTCATGGACCCAATTAAATCCAGGGCGTAGATTTTTTACTTGTAGAATTTCAAAGGTAAAATTCTTTGTTcccttatttttttcaagtcaaTTAGATGATTAATTGTTAGCGTCTAATTCTTTTTGATTGGTTTTATAGAAAATGGGTGGTTGTGACTATTTTCTTTGGTATGAAGATCGACACCCTCCACAAGCAAACAGGGTAATGTGGGGATTGTTGAAGAAAGTCAATacttttgatgaaaaattaaagcgagcaagaaatatatttattgttggTGTCATTGCTACTGGGTTGCTGATGTTTGGAATATGGAAATTGAAGCCTAATTGTTAGTGTTCTTGAGGTGTTCGGTCTAGTAGTATTTTGATGTTGTATTTGGTGTTCGATCTAGTAgtattttgatgttgttgttgctgtaaATTTTCGATGTAAATGTGCATTTTGGATTCAATGAAATTCTATGTTGTTGTTGCAGTAAAATTGGTTTTTTGGCTACATACAAATCTCAAATTCGTTCTCACTAACACCAAAATCAAATAGCCAAATTACACATACAATTGGCCATATTCGTCACAATGTAACACCCAAATTACATAAAACATAAACAGTTATATTTGCATGCTCCATAATGAGCTCAAAGTTAGCATTATGCTACATACCATTCAAGGCTACAACCTTCTAAAAAAGTGTACCAAAATAAGGTCCCCAAAATAAAGTTAGCATAATCAAAAGCTACATACAACCTTCACAAAAGTGTTTACTAGTACCAAAATAAGGGCCCAAAATCAACCTATTCTAAGTTGATgctacttcttctttttgtttgccATTTGCTGCAATTGGGAAGTGGTGACAGCATCCTTGTTTTTCCATCTCAAGCCTCTAGGCTTAAAACCAAGGTCTATACCCGTTAAACTTGCATCCTTATAACTTAAACCTGTTGGTAGAATCCTTTGACTTGAAGTCCCAGGCtgttttttgaagaaaaaaccaaaattaatatataaacttGCATTCATTTCAGAGACAGTTTGTGACAAACTTACGTTTAGCATTTGGGTTCCACTTGCACTTGTATAGATGCCAAATCCAACATTACTTGATCCACCATTAGTTGGCCCCCCTTTTGCAGAATCTTCACCAGTTgcaactctttctcttttttgtcCAGCAGTTTGTCTTGTCTTTGTAGGTAGTTGACTGGTTATTCCTCTTGTAACAGGAATACTTGTATCCACAAATGGTGGTGGTTGGCTTGTTTTTGCAGTTTCCCTTGCCCTCTTAACTCTACTGGTATCACCACAAACTGTTGTTGAAGAAGCATGACTGTTTGATGTTGTTGAAGCAGGTTGGTTGAATCTTGTTGGTCCAGGTTGGAAGGAGCTTGTTGGTTCAGGATGGCAACTTCCTTGTGAACTTTGACCAGcagtaaattgtgaactgtggCTAGCTGGTTGTGAAGTATGGACACCAACCTAAATatcaaacataaagtttgttcATTACATTCACCAAGAATTTTAAAAGgcacaaacaaataataagttATTTTACCTTGCAATATTTCTTGTTGTGGCCTTGTTGTTTACACTTGGAACAAGTAATTTTCAACCCTTGTTTGGACATCTTTCCATACTTCTTTCTTGATTCATCTTtactctttcttctatttcttggAAGTCTACCAGGCATTTGCTAAGGTTCAGGAGGCTCAATCCTTGGATTGTTAGTTTCAGGCCATATCTTCATATTTGAAATTGGTTGAATAAAATGACTATAAGCCTTTAAGAATGTATCCTTCCTATACCAATGCTCCACAAGTGGTTCAGGTTCCTGTTCTATGTGATACAAAGCAGAAATAGCATGTTGGCATGGAATACCTCTCAATTGCCAAGTTCTACAGCTACAAACTCTATTAGTCAAGTTGACTGTATGCCTATACTGCCCTTCTCCAATCTCAAATCCAACATCAGCATTCCACAGCACCTTGCATGCCCTAGACTTTTCCTTATTCTCCTCCAACATAAGTCTAGCCATAGGTGCAATAGCACATATCCATGTGTCAGCAAACTTAACCATATCCACAGTTCTAGTCATTAATTTTCTCCTAATTTCCTCCAACATGGTTATTATAGATTTGTGTCTACATGATAAGATCTATGAGTTAAAGGTTTCACACATGTTATTTTCAACTGCATCACATTTGGAATGCTCTTGAAAGAATGCTCTAACCCATGACACTTGTGGATAATGCAataaatcatcattaatttcattacCAAGTCTGCTCATTTTGTAAAGCTCTTCACTGTACTTCACTTCAAAAGTTGCCTTCGAACATCTCCAGAGTTGTTTTCTCCTTTCCTCTCCCTTCCATGTTTTACTCCAATTAGACCAGATGTGTCTAGCACACATTCTAACTTCAGCATTTGACAGCAATTCACCAACAGCTGCTTGAAGACCCTACAATAAAATAGAATTCAATACAAttcaagaaagaaaatacatttCTATATATCTATAATTATCAAAGTAATAGACAATTACCTTCTGCATATTTGATGTTACAGTAAGACCCTGTCCAGTACCCAACTGTAGGTCCTCTTTCAAGTAGTTGATTAAGAAACTCCAGCTATGTTTAGTCTCCTTGTCCACAACTGCCCAGGCTATAGGAAACATCTGATTGTTTCCATTTCTTCCAACTGCTACAAGAAGTTCACCCTTACAAGCACCATTTAAGAAACATCCATCAAATCCTATTATTCTTCTACATCCTTCCTTCCACCCTTTGTTCAATGCATCCAAGCATACATAAAAATACACAAACAAATTCTTTCCTGGTACAGTTTCTCTATCCATCCTTACCCAAACAGAACTACCAGGATTGGTTTGTTTTATGACTTCAGCATAATCACATAACCTTGCAAATTCCATATTCCAGTCACCCATGTTTTCTCTAAGAATCATCATCTTTGCTTTGCAACAAATTGTTCTACCCACTTTTAGTCCTAACTCCTCCCTACACAACTCTTGTATTTCCCAAATCCTCAAAGATGGTTGTTTAGTTATTTCATCCTTGAATCTACTTGCTAGGAACTTAGTTGTACACATTTTGTTCTTATTTGATGGTAAACACTTGTGTATAGGATAATAATTCTTAATCATAAAGTTACCAGAATCCCTATCAATAGCACCATAGCACAACCATttgcatttttctttgaatttacATTTAGCTCTCACTCTATGAGCTTCATTAGGCCTTAACTTAatctgataatttttttcaacagCATATTTTGCCAAAGCCTTCCTAAATTCCTTAGCATTCTCAAAAATCATTCCAAGTTCAAAAATAGCAACAGTACATTGATCATCATACCTGACCTTTTTGCTCTTTCTTCTGCCTAGTAGATCAACACCTCCAACAACTTCTGCATCTAGTATATCAGTGCTATCATCACTATCACATTCTGAGCTATCAATATACTTCTCATCTCCTCCCTATCTGCCAACATATCTATCCTTCTTATTTATTCCAATATCTTCAAAACCTCTATCCACACCAGCCTCACCTATTGGTACCTCTTTAGTTATTGTTTTCTTCTCCCTATCTCTTTTCTTCCTAAGATTAGGATTTCTTTTGTTTCTCCTTTCAGCCCTAAGGGATCTCAATTCTTCATCAACATCTGAATCATCTTCATCTGGAATAACATCTACATCTGTGTCACTACTAGGCAAATCTGATTCAGCTTCATTTTGATTTGTATCACCTCTAGGCAGTTCTGTATCAACTCCATTCAAATCAGAATCATTCTCCACAGTTCCCTCAGTATTTATACCCACAGATTCATCAACAATATCAGACCATGGTAAAAGACCAGTTGGAGCAGGAAATTCTTCCAATTCATCAACTTCATGGACCACATACACATGAAACTCATCACCATCTACCAAGTCTTTCACAAATTCTAACAATTGAGTATCAGAAGTAACTTGAACTAATTCATTGTTATCTTCACAGTAAAATCCCTTCACATTTGTATACCCAAGGTCTTTAGTGTAGGAAAGAAACTCGACAAGACTAAAATGGTCTTTATCTATGCCAACACCAAATACATCTACTTCTTGTTGGTAAGTAGGGTTAGGGTTTCCAACAACACCCCCCCCGCCCATGATgaaaacaagttaaaatataGCTGTCCATATCTCGAAAAGAAGACCCCAATAAAAGGAAATACCCAAAAAGCCCCTTACTTTACCAGTCAAAACCTATattaaaactgaaaataaaaaaaatggaatcaacaacaatatacaccttcaacaacaatatacaccttcttgaagaaaacaaaaataaaggtaGAAAACAAAATACACCATTAcctttaatttcttcaatttttccaaTGTCGCACAGCCCGATACCTCGTCAATACAACCTTAAACCTGAAAAATGGCGACATAAAATACAACAATGGTTATTACTAACAACGaattgaagaaaaaacaaagaaatacatGTGAAGAGAAGGGAGATTTACCTAGGGTTTTCATCGGAGAAGAGAGAGAATCGTAAGAAGGAAGttgaaaaatcacaaaaatggttccatttttcttttagtttgaaaaaaaacGACATGTGAAGAGGTTTAAGAGTTGGCATCATATAATTGGTCAGTTAATCCACGTAGAATGGTTGTCTTGCACGCACTTATGGTCAACAGATGTCTGTGCAAAAAGTGTTAGAGTAACACATGGGAACCCTACGTTAggtgtttaaaatgaaaatccttcagttgaggtgtctaagtgaaagatcgtgccaagtttagggggccaccgatgggttaggcctataagatataaaatacaaactactgttttcaaaaaaaataaaattgaaatttttaagaacaaaggaaaaaaacgctagaaagaaaaatgacaacATATGCTCTTTCAAAAACGTAATtgatgttaaattttaattttttttaccttttttgaaattttttgttccatgattttctctattttgttattaattatttgtattctttcatattaatcaaaataaaataaatacataactcagcccttaacaaactaaaatattgacattttaaataaatagtgaaacTATCGCTAAGGAGTCccattaaaagttaaaatattgctgttttgaaaattttcccttaCTAAAATAGTCGTCTTAAATTACTtgtaaatttataaaattaagatagaactaattttttttattttatccttataattaattaatgttaaaaatgTAAACGAAATTGTAGAGAGTCAAAAAAGTTGCGTATTTCcactaattcataataattgaatttttgagccTTCTTTTAATGTTGTTATTTGTTCAATGTTTAAGAGAGTTAATGAAAATCTCTTTCATTCATGTCCTTCATTTACATTTTAGGTGATAAATTCAAGAGAGTTAATTGctcatatttatgattttactttgaattatttctattttcaagaatatttttacaataactaaaaaaagataaatagatcGAAGTCGAATCTCGTAGAAAATGTTGATAGAGATATTTATAATTTGGTATTGAAGTTTGTGATTAGTAACTACTATTGACAATTGGGGGTTTAGATGAGAAATATTAACTACTTTATGTCATTGTATTTTAATCAAAGTTATAGTTCTTAGATAtcgaaactcaaaaaaataatttactatcAACTCATTCAGGTGTATTCACTGTGACAAACTAACGAATCTATATGTCTTCTAAAGTCTTTTGGCCCAATAAGAAAATATCACCCTAATTCGTTGTCGGTACTTGGACGTCGAAttaatttattcattcattcatcaAAAGCAATCTTTATGAAAGGACCTTAGTACACAATGACTACCCCTTCATggcaatattttaatataaagaaTTTGTTATCATCATTTCTACTCTAAGACCTCAcgtgtttgcacttaatggtGATCTGAATCTGAATGATTTAGACATTAGGCGATTAGTTAtgcttttttatttaaaaatctcTTAATGGGTCTGAAAAGGTCTGAATGAATCAGATATGTAACAGGTTCTTATTCTCATTCAGACTCTTTTAAATACACTTTTAgtttcaggaaaaaaaattgtgctccatatttttttcttcaaaataaaataaacttcaaGTCTCTTTCATTCTCCAGCtttattattttccttaaaattttaatttttgttcttaCTACTTGTTTATCAAg belongs to Solanum stenotomum isolate F172 chromosome 1, ASM1918654v1, whole genome shotgun sequence and includes:
- the LOC125874447 gene encoding uncharacterized protein LOC125874447; amino-acid sequence: MLEEIRRKLMTRTVDMVKFADTWICAIAPMARLMLEENKEKSRACKVLWNADVGFEIGEGQYRHTVNLTNRVCSCRTWQLRGIPCQHAISALYHIEQEPEPLVEHWYRKDTFLKAYSHFIQPISNMKIWPETNNPRIEPPEP